A section of the Pseudomonas flavescens genome encodes:
- a CDS encoding IucA/IucC family protein: MSSFSPLRLPELIAHAHGWLTPADPQRYRQVSQRVIGQLLQTLLFEDVLSYRCEPLADGRQRFIVEGRDEQAQAVVEYRCLGLLSDSFAIIRLDPATLQRVDAQGQTSQPDLHQALAELLGALADGPHMPRFIQELEQTLLKDLQSRTQSYRPAAAPHTLDADTLERHFMDAHSYHPCYKSRIGFSLDDNRRYGPEFGQPLAVVWLGIARQLGSANGSRGVDLQAFLTDAFGQQRWAEIDRALAEQGRSLDDYWPIPVHPWQWEQVIVPTFQAELASGELLYLGTSAADYRAQQSIRTLANVEEPTKPYVKLALSMTNTSSTRILARHTVMNGPIINDWLQQLIATDATARELGFVVLGEVAGVSFDYAQLPTIRQSQAYGTLGAIWRENLNTYLKPGEQGVPFNGLSHVENRYDEGDQQPFIDAWIARHGLHAWVQQLLRVSVAPIVHMLYAEGIGMESHGQNIVLIHRDGWPERIALKDFHDGVRYSPAHLARPHLAPHLVPLPESHARLNRNSFILTEDVDAVRDFSCDAFFFICLAELAIFLRQHYGLEEGEFWRMTAVVVLDYQREHPQHAARFAVFDVFAAEYEVEELTKRRLLGDGERRFKRVPNPLHIHGPRTC; encoded by the coding sequence ATGTCTTCCTTTTCTCCACTTCGTTTGCCCGAACTCATCGCCCATGCCCACGGCTGGCTGACTCCAGCGGACCCTCAGCGCTACCGCCAGGTGTCGCAACGGGTGATCGGGCAACTGCTGCAAACCCTGCTCTTCGAAGATGTCCTGAGCTATCGCTGCGAGCCACTCGCAGACGGCCGCCAGCGCTTCATCGTCGAAGGGCGCGATGAGCAGGCGCAGGCCGTGGTCGAGTACCGCTGCCTGGGGCTGCTCAGCGACAGTTTCGCCATCATCCGCCTGGATCCGGCCACCCTGCAGCGTGTCGATGCCCAGGGCCAGACCAGCCAGCCGGATCTGCACCAGGCGCTGGCGGAACTGCTTGGCGCCCTGGCCGACGGCCCGCACATGCCACGCTTCATTCAGGAACTGGAGCAGACGCTGCTCAAGGATCTGCAGTCGCGCACCCAGAGCTACCGGCCCGCCGCAGCGCCGCACACCCTGGATGCCGATACCCTGGAGCGGCATTTCATGGATGCCCACAGCTACCACCCTTGCTACAAGTCGCGCATCGGCTTTTCCCTGGACGACAACCGTCGTTACGGCCCCGAGTTCGGCCAGCCGCTGGCCGTGGTCTGGCTGGGTATCGCCCGGCAGCTGGGTTCCGCCAATGGCTCGCGGGGTGTGGATCTGCAGGCGTTCCTGACGGATGCATTCGGTCAGCAGCGCTGGGCCGAGATCGACCGCGCATTGGCCGAGCAGGGCCGCTCTCTGGACGATTACTGGCCGATCCCCGTGCACCCCTGGCAGTGGGAGCAGGTCATCGTGCCGACCTTCCAGGCCGAGCTGGCGAGTGGCGAGCTGCTTTACCTCGGCACCTCGGCGGCCGATTACCGGGCTCAGCAGTCGATCCGCACGCTGGCCAACGTCGAGGAGCCCACCAAGCCCTACGTGAAGCTCGCGCTGAGCATGACCAATACCTCCAGCACGCGCATTCTGGCGCGGCACACGGTGATGAACGGGCCGATCATCAACGACTGGCTGCAACAGCTGATCGCCACCGACGCCACGGCCCGGGAACTGGGTTTCGTGGTGCTTGGCGAGGTCGCCGGGGTGAGTTTCGACTACGCCCAACTGCCGACCATCCGGCAAAGCCAGGCCTACGGGACCCTCGGTGCGATCTGGCGGGAGAACCTCAATACGTACCTGAAACCGGGCGAGCAGGGAGTGCCTTTCAATGGCCTCAGCCATGTCGAGAACCGCTACGACGAAGGTGACCAGCAGCCCTTCATCGATGCCTGGATCGCCCGCCATGGCCTGCACGCCTGGGTGCAGCAACTGCTGCGGGTCAGCGTGGCGCCCATCGTGCACATGCTCTATGCCGAAGGCATCGGCATGGAGTCCCACGGCCAGAACATCGTGTTGATCCACCGTGACGGCTGGCCAGAGCGTATCGCCCTCAAGGACTTCCATGACGGCGTGCGCTACTCGCCTGCGCACCTGGCCCGCCCGCACCTGGCGCCGCACCTGGTGCCGCTGCCCGAGAGTCACGCGCGGCTGAACCGCAACTCGTTCATCCTCACCGAGGATGTCGATGCGGTGCGGGATTTTTCCTGCGATGCGTTCTTCTTCATCTGCCTGGCCGAGCTGGCGATCTTCCTGCGTCAGCACTATGGGCTGGAAGAGGGCGAGTTCTGGCGCATGACCGCCGTCGTGGTGCTCGACTACCAGCGCGAGCACCCGCAACACGCAGCGCGTTTCGCGGTGTTCGACGTGTTCGCCGCCGAGTACGAAGTGGAGGAACTGACCAAGCGCCGGCTGCTCGGTGACGGTGAGCGACGCTTCAAGCGGGTGCCCAATCCACTGCACATCCATGGGCCACGCACATGCTGA
- a CDS encoding HpcH/HpaI aldolase family protein: MLRTNRLKAQLAAGEGTRGLIASIPSPASIELIAEAGYDFVIIDLEHVLINPETVEHMIRTAESYGLTPLVRVPDFDRKRMLRLLDGGAQGIVLPQVERPEDLSAAIRACKYHPLGERSLNAGRPGAFGKASLAEYVTQANGQIMVVAMIESVEGVRRAAELAAVPGLDMILEGAADLSQSFGTPWRIDQPAVQEALIDTWRAAQAAGIPYCAIPRQPDDHLRWLERGVNTFVLGDERGIAFRALQARLAATSTRGN; this comes from the coding sequence ATGCTGAGAACCAATCGACTCAAGGCGCAACTGGCCGCGGGCGAGGGGACCCGTGGCCTGATCGCGTCGATTCCCTCGCCGGCATCCATCGAGCTGATCGCCGAAGCCGGCTACGACTTCGTGATCATCGATCTGGAGCATGTGCTGATCAACCCGGAAACCGTCGAGCACATGATCCGCACCGCCGAGAGCTATGGGCTCACGCCCCTGGTGCGGGTGCCGGACTTCGACCGCAAACGCATGCTGCGGCTGCTCGACGGCGGCGCCCAGGGCATCGTTCTGCCCCAGGTGGAACGGCCGGAAGACCTGAGCGCGGCGATCCGCGCCTGCAAGTACCACCCGCTGGGCGAGCGCAGCCTGAATGCCGGTCGTCCCGGTGCCTTCGGCAAGGCCAGCCTGGCCGAGTACGTCACCCAGGCCAACGGCCAGATCATGGTCGTGGCCATGATCGAGAGCGTCGAGGGCGTGCGGCGTGCCGCCGAGCTGGCCGCAGTGCCGGGGCTGGACATGATCCTCGAAGGCGCTGCCGATCTTTCCCAGTCGTTCGGCACGCCCTGGCGTATCGACCAGCCCGCCGTGCAGGAAGCGCTGATCGATACCTGGCGCGCTGCCCAGGCTGCCGGCATCCCGTACTGCGCCATACCACGCCAGCCCGATGACCACCTGCGGTGGCTCGAACGCGGCGTCAATACCTTCGTGCTGG